A single Deinococcus depolymerans DNA region contains:
- a CDS encoding V0D/AC39 family V-type ATPase subunit — MPDDYAYINTRVRIMRTKLLDGRSLDSALAAGSYQEFLRVLSETDLAANLRDTTNETAGLTELDQALSRNLFDTTQKVLGFADGDAKREIQALLMKWDLVNLKTVARGVVSGRGADAILASLIPGGTIKASALQAAAQSSDLPGAAAAIAVSGHPLAAAMRAGAQAYAASNRLLDLEVALDQGYYRYALSVARNTSLRRYLSREIDVTNALIARASAGQPLDPNLFVAGGKLDAAGYARLAGGDAGGLSDVSAILDAPSLEEAEVAARTALDTAARNVAAGDPEGVGIILDFLRRKEIEIAKLRLIGRGKFYDLPTDQIRREVQA; from the coding sequence ATGCCCGACGACTACGCTTACATCAACACGCGCGTCCGCATCATGCGGACCAAACTGCTCGACGGACGCTCGCTTGACTCGGCGCTCGCCGCGGGCAGCTACCAGGAGTTCCTGCGGGTCCTGAGCGAAACCGACCTCGCCGCGAACCTGCGCGACACCACCAACGAGACCGCCGGACTGACCGAACTGGACCAGGCCCTGAGCCGCAACCTGTTCGACACCACCCAGAAGGTCCTGGGCTTCGCCGACGGTGACGCCAAACGCGAGATCCAGGCCCTGCTGATGAAGTGGGACCTCGTGAACCTCAAGACCGTGGCACGCGGTGTGGTCAGTGGCCGGGGCGCGGACGCCATCCTGGCCAGCCTGATCCCCGGCGGGACCATCAAGGCCAGCGCCCTGCAGGCCGCCGCGCAGAGCAGCGACCTGCCGGGCGCCGCCGCCGCCATCGCCGTCAGCGGACACCCGCTCGCCGCGGCAATGCGCGCCGGCGCGCAGGCCTACGCCGCCAGCAACCGCCTGCTCGACCTCGAAGTGGCGCTGGACCAGGGCTACTACCGCTACGCGCTGAGCGTGGCGCGCAACACCAGCCTGCGCCGCTACCTCAGCCGCGAGATCGACGTCACCAACGCCCTGATCGCCCGCGCGAGCGCCGGACAACCCCTCGACCCGAACCTGTTCGTGGCCGGCGGGAAACTCGACGCCGCCGGGTACGCCCGCCTCGCCGGCGGGGACGCGGGCGGCCTGAGCGACGTCTCGGCCATCCTGGACGCCCCCAGCCTCGAGGAAGCCGAAGTCGCCGCCCGCACCGCCCTGGACACCGCCGCGCGCAACGTCGCCGCCGGTGACCCCGAAGGCGTGGGCATCATCCTCGACTTCCTGCGCCGCAAGGAAATCGAGATCGCCAAACTGCGCCTGATCGGCCGTGGCAAGTTCTACGACCTGCCCACCGACCAGATCCGCCGCGAGGTGCAGGCATGA
- a CDS encoding V-type ATP synthase subunit B, translating into MTLLQKEYNDVAYISGPLLFVNAASDLAYGAIVNIKDATGKLRGGQVISVTDQNAVIQVFEETRGLDLATASVSLVEDVARLGVSKEMIGRRFDGLGRPIDGLPEVIAEKRLSINGQAMNPAARAKPEEFIQTGISTIDVNTSLIRGQKLPIFSGSGLPHNELAAQIARQAKVPGHEGDFAVVFAAMGLTQREVSFFTQEFERTGALARSVLFLNKADDPAVERLLTPRMALTTAEYLAFEHGYHVLVILTDLTNYCEALREIGGAREEIPGRRGFPGYMYTDLASLYERAGVVQGKPGSVTQIPILSMPDDDITHPIPDLTGYITEGQIVVDRALNAKGVFPPINPLPSLSRLQGNGIGKGKTRADHKNVSDQLFAAYANGLDLRKLVAITGEDALSETDKLFLRFADDFENYFIGQGNQDRSIDDSLTVAWGILSKLPQSQLTRLGKDSIDKYYGTKMDEMWKGNRM; encoded by the coding sequence GTGACCCTTCTCCAGAAGGAATACAACGACGTCGCGTACATCTCCGGGCCGCTGCTGTTCGTGAACGCAGCCTCGGACCTCGCGTACGGCGCCATCGTGAACATCAAGGACGCCACCGGCAAACTGCGCGGCGGTCAGGTCATCTCCGTGACCGACCAGAACGCCGTGATCCAGGTGTTCGAGGAAACCCGTGGTCTGGACCTCGCGACCGCCAGCGTCAGCCTCGTCGAAGACGTGGCCCGCCTGGGCGTCAGCAAGGAAATGATCGGCCGCCGCTTCGACGGCCTGGGCCGCCCCATCGACGGGCTGCCCGAGGTGATCGCCGAGAAGCGCCTGAGCATCAACGGTCAGGCCATGAACCCCGCCGCGCGCGCCAAGCCCGAGGAGTTCATCCAGACCGGCATCAGCACCATCGACGTGAACACCAGCCTGATCCGTGGTCAGAAACTCCCGATCTTCTCGGGCTCGGGTCTGCCGCACAACGAACTGGCCGCCCAGATCGCCCGTCAGGCCAAGGTGCCCGGCCACGAGGGTGACTTCGCCGTGGTGTTCGCCGCGATGGGCCTGACCCAGCGCGAAGTCAGCTTCTTCACGCAGGAATTCGAGCGGACCGGCGCCCTTGCCCGCTCTGTGCTGTTCCTGAACAAGGCCGACGATCCCGCCGTGGAGCGTCTGCTGACCCCCCGCATGGCCCTGACCACCGCCGAGTACCTGGCCTTCGAGCACGGTTACCACGTGCTGGTGATCCTGACCGACCTGACGAACTACTGCGAGGCCCTCCGTGAAATCGGCGGCGCCCGCGAGGAGATCCCCGGTCGCCGTGGCTTCCCCGGTTACATGTACACCGACCTCGCGAGCCTGTACGAACGCGCCGGCGTGGTGCAGGGCAAGCCCGGCTCGGTCACGCAGATCCCGATCCTGTCCATGCCCGACGACGACATCACGCACCCCATCCCCGACCTGACCGGCTACATCACCGAAGGTCAGATCGTGGTGGACCGCGCGCTGAACGCCAAGGGCGTGTTCCCCCCGATCAACCCCCTGCCTTCGCTGTCCCGCCTTCAGGGCAACGGCATCGGCAAGGGCAAGACCCGCGCCGACCACAAGAACGTCTCGGACCAGCTGTTCGCCGCGTACGCCAACGGCCTGGACCTGCGCAAACTGGTCGCCATCACCGGTGAAGACGCCCTGAGCGAAACCGACAAGCTGTTCCTGCGCTTCGCGGACGACTTCGAGAACTACTTCATCGGCCAGGGCAACCAGGACCGCTCCATCGACGACAGCCTCACCGTCGCCTGGGGCATCCTGAGCAAACTCCCCCAGAGCCAGCTGACCCGCCTCGGCAAGGACTCCATCGACAAGTACTACGGCACCAAGATGGACGAGATGTGGAAAGGCAACCGCATGTGA
- a CDS encoding V-type ATP synthase subunit F: MTKSTSTQRVAVLSDAETATGYRLAGAEVIEATPETALAELERVIISGTYGLIAVDTGLIPDPATATARVMRGRDLPILLPIPSLRDAFNPDTVDAKAYMGKLVRDTIGFDIKL, encoded by the coding sequence ATGACCAAAAGCACCTCCACCCAGCGCGTCGCCGTTCTCAGTGACGCCGAGACCGCCACCGGCTACCGCCTCGCGGGCGCCGAGGTGATCGAGGCGACCCCCGAGACGGCCCTGGCAGAACTGGAACGCGTGATCATCAGCGGCACCTACGGCCTGATCGCCGTGGACACCGGCCTGATCCCCGACCCGGCCACCGCCACCGCCCGCGTGATGCGCGGACGCGACCTGCCGATCCTGCTGCCCATCCCCAGCCTGCGCGACGCGTTCAACCCGGACACCGTCGACGCCAAGGCCTACATGGGCAAACTGGTGCGCGACACCATCGGCTTCGACATCAAACTGTAA
- a CDS encoding V-type ATP synthase subunit A codes for MTQNKTGVVQSIAGPAVIADGMYGAKMYDIVRVGQERLVGEIIRLDGNTAFVQVYEDTSGLTVGEPVETTGLPLSVELGPGMLNGIYDGIQRPLDKIREASGDFIARGIEVSSLDRTKKWSFTPTVQVGDTVTGSAILGTVPEFSFTHKVLTPPDKSGKLAWIAPAGEYTIDDTIAKLEDGTELRMAHYWPVRAPRPVAKKLDPSLPFLTGMRILDVLFPLVMGGAAAIPGPFGSGKTVTQQSVAKYGNADIVVYVGCGERGNEMTDVLVEFPELEDPKTGGPLMHRTILIANTSNMPVAAREASVYTGITLAEYFRDQGYSVSLMADSTSRWAEALREISSRLEEMPAEEGYPPYLGAKLAAFYERAGAVKTLAGDDGAVSVIGAVSPAGGDMSEPVTQATLRITGAFWRLDAGLARRRHFPAINWNGSYSLFTPILDSWYRANVGEDFPELRQRIGNLLQQEAALQEVVQLVGPDALQDNERLIIEAGRMLRQDFLQQNGFDPVDASASMPKNYGLMQMFLKFYDQAELALKDGATIDEIVQSPVIEKLARARYTAEGDFAAYRDDVLSELDTTFKGVKA; via the coding sequence ATGACGCAGAACAAGACTGGCGTCGTGCAGAGCATCGCCGGACCGGCCGTCATCGCTGACGGCATGTACGGCGCGAAAATGTACGACATCGTGCGCGTGGGCCAGGAGCGCCTCGTGGGCGAGATCATCCGCCTCGACGGCAACACCGCCTTCGTGCAGGTGTACGAGGACACCAGCGGCCTGACCGTCGGTGAGCCCGTGGAAACCACCGGCCTGCCCCTGAGCGTCGAGCTCGGGCCGGGCATGCTGAACGGCATCTACGACGGCATTCAGCGCCCCCTGGACAAGATCCGCGAGGCGTCGGGCGACTTCATCGCGCGCGGCATCGAGGTCTCTTCCCTGGACCGCACCAAGAAGTGGAGCTTCACGCCCACCGTGCAGGTCGGCGACACCGTCACGGGCAGCGCCATCCTGGGCACCGTGCCGGAGTTCTCCTTCACCCACAAGGTCCTGACGCCCCCCGACAAGAGCGGCAAGCTCGCCTGGATCGCGCCCGCCGGTGAGTACACCATCGACGACACCATCGCGAAACTCGAGGACGGCACCGAACTGCGCATGGCCCACTACTGGCCCGTGCGTGCGCCCCGTCCCGTCGCCAAGAAACTCGACCCCAGCCTGCCGTTCCTTACGGGCATGCGCATCCTGGACGTCCTGTTCCCCCTGGTGATGGGTGGCGCGGCCGCGATCCCCGGTCCCTTCGGCTCCGGCAAGACCGTGACGCAGCAGAGCGTGGCGAAGTACGGCAACGCCGACATCGTCGTGTACGTCGGTTGCGGCGAGCGCGGCAACGAGATGACGGACGTGCTCGTCGAGTTCCCGGAACTGGAAGACCCCAAGACCGGCGGGCCCCTGATGCACCGCACCATCCTGATCGCCAACACCTCCAACATGCCCGTGGCCGCCCGTGAAGCGAGCGTCTACACCGGCATCACGCTGGCCGAGTACTTCCGCGACCAGGGCTACTCCGTGTCCCTGATGGCCGACTCCACCAGCCGCTGGGCCGAGGCGCTGCGCGAAATTTCTTCCCGCCTGGAAGAAATGCCCGCCGAGGAAGGCTACCCGCCCTACCTGGGCGCCAAGCTCGCCGCGTTCTACGAGCGCGCCGGGGCCGTCAAGACCCTCGCGGGCGACGACGGCGCGGTCAGCGTGATCGGCGCGGTCAGCCCCGCCGGCGGTGACATGTCCGAGCCCGTCACGCAGGCCACCCTGCGTATCACGGGGGCCTTCTGGCGTCTGGACGCCGGCCTCGCCCGCCGCCGTCACTTCCCCGCCATCAACTGGAACGGCTCCTACAGCCTGTTCACGCCCATCCTGGACTCCTGGTACCGCGCCAACGTCGGCGAGGACTTCCCGGAACTGCGCCAGCGCATCGGCAACCTGCTGCAGCAGGAAGCGGCGCTGCAGGAAGTCGTGCAGCTCGTCGGTCCCGACGCCCTGCAGGACAACGAACGCCTGATCATCGAGGCGGGCCGCATGCTGCGCCAGGACTTCCTGCAGCAGAACGGCTTCGACCCGGTCGACGCCAGCGCCAGCATGCCCAAGAACTACGGCCTGATGCAGATGTTCCTGAAGTTCTACGACCAGGCCGAACTGGCCCTCAAGGACGGCGCGACCATCGACGAGATCGTCCAGAGCCCCGTCATCGAGAAACTCGCCCGCGCCCGCTACACCGCCGAAGGTGACTTCGCCGCGTACCGCGACGACGTGCTGAGCGAACTCGACACCACCTTCAAGGGAGTGAAAGCGTGA